In one Dehalococcoidia bacterium genomic region, the following are encoded:
- a CDS encoding ABC transporter permease, protein MRELEEETELAPVGWELPRRERGLWSDALRRLSRNRLAMAALIVLVLIAVIAVAADYLGVLERYDPYQDQDYEAVQEGPSLEHFFGTDNLGRDNWSRVLTGVEISLQIGLGTQVLVLLFGVAVGVAAGLGGKTTDNLLMRLTDITYAFPDLLFIILLRSVLFERDWPILTNPRLQVMLAIAMVNWTTIARLVRGQMLSLWERDYVTAAKTLGASNFRIVVRHMLPNTLGPVIVAFTFGIPIAIFAEAALGFIGFGLPPPTASLGRLVSDGYAYIQVNYWVVVFPAAAIALLMLCFTFLGDGLRDALDPRQR, encoded by the coding sequence ATGAGGGAACTGGAAGAAGAGACGGAACTGGCACCCGTGGGATGGGAATTGCCTCGGCGGGAACGCGGCCTCTGGTCCGACGCCCTGCGGCGCCTCTCCCGCAACAGACTGGCGATGGCCGCGCTCATCGTGCTCGTCCTGATCGCAGTGATAGCAGTCGCCGCCGACTACCTGGGCGTGCTGGAACGCTACGATCCCTATCAGGACCAGGATTACGAGGCAGTGCAGGAAGGCCCCTCGCTGGAACACTTCTTCGGCACCGATAACCTCGGCCGCGACAACTGGAGCCGCGTCCTCACCGGCGTCGAGATATCGCTACAGATCGGCCTGGGAACGCAGGTGCTCGTGCTGCTGTTCGGCGTCGCCGTCGGCGTGGCCGCGGGCCTCGGCGGCAAGACCACCGACAATCTGCTCATGCGCCTGACGGACATCACGTACGCCTTCCCCGACCTTCTCTTCATCATCCTCCTGCGCTCCGTCCTCTTCGAACGCGACTGGCCCATCCTCACGAATCCTCGCCTTCAGGTCATGCTCGCCATCGCTATGGTCAACTGGACGACGATCGCGCGCCTCGTCCGCGGGCAGATGCTTTCGCTGTGGGAGCGCGACTACGTGACGGCGGCGAAGACGCTGGGGGCCAGCAACTTCCGTATCGTCGTGCGTCACATGTTGCCTAACACGCTGGGGCCGGTGATCGTCGCCTTCACGTTCGGTATTCCCATCGCCATCTTCGCCGAGGCCGCCCTCGGTTTCATCGGCTTCGGGTTGCCGCCGCCGACGGCCAGCCTGGGCCGTCTCGTCTCCGACGGGTACGCCTACATCCAGGTGAACTACTGGGTGGTTGTGTTCCCCGCCGCGGCTATCGCCCTGCTGATGCTGTGCTTCACGTTCCTCGGCGACGGCCTCCGCGACGCGCTCGATCCAAGACAACGATAA
- a CDS encoding ABC transporter permease, whose amino-acid sequence MAAYLIRRLLWLIPVLWTVATITFFLMHAVPGGPFTQEKSLPEPIMEALNRRYNLDEPIWKQYLLYLWNILHFDFGLSFRGDRDVAELIRAGFFVTVQLGALGFLVASVVGLTLGVLSALNQNGWLDYVGVFFATVGAAMPNFVLASFLIVLFAVQFPVFHVLGWGGPLHLSDVLDPGAWDVKKLVLPVIAVSTLPAAYIARVTRASMLEVLHQDYIRTAHAKGLTEQIVILRHAVKNAMIPVLTVMGPIAAVLVTGSFIIETVFSIPGVGRAFVDAVIRRDYAMIMGSTLFYTAVVAFANLAVDLLYAVVDPRIRYR is encoded by the coding sequence ATGGCCGCTTATCTCATACGACGGCTGCTATGGCTGATCCCGGTCCTCTGGACCGTGGCAACGATCACCTTCTTCCTTATGCACGCTGTGCCCGGCGGCCCTTTCACTCAGGAGAAATCGCTTCCCGAGCCGATTATGGAGGCGCTCAACAGGCGCTACAACCTCGATGAGCCGATCTGGAAGCAGTACCTCCTTTACCTCTGGAACATCCTTCACTTCGATTTCGGTCTTTCGTTCCGTGGCGACCGCGATGTCGCGGAGCTGATCCGCGCCGGCTTCTTTGTCACGGTGCAGCTGGGCGCGCTGGGGTTCCTGGTCGCCTCCGTCGTCGGCCTCACCCTCGGGGTGCTCTCGGCGCTCAATCAGAACGGCTGGCTCGATTACGTTGGCGTCTTCTTCGCTACGGTCGGCGCGGCCATGCCGAACTTCGTGCTTGCCTCATTCCTCATCGTTCTCTTTGCCGTGCAGTTCCCCGTCTTCCACGTCCTCGGCTGGGGCGGGCCGCTGCATCTCAGCGACGTGCTCGACCCCGGCGCATGGGACGTGAAGAAACTCGTGTTGCCTGTCATCGCTGTCAGCACGCTGCCCGCAGCCTACATCGCCCGCGTCACGCGCGCCAGCATGCTGGAAGTGCTGCATCAGGACTACATCCGGACTGCCCATGCCAAGGGACTGACGGAGCAGATCGTCATTCTACGGCACGCCGTGAAGAACGCCATGATCCCCGTGCTGACGGTGATGGGCCCGATTGCCGCCGTTCTCGTGACGGGCTCGTTCATCATCGAGACCGTCTTCTCCATACCCGGCGTCGGCCGCGCCTTCGTCGACGCCGTCATCCGCCGCGACTACGCCATGATAATGGGCTCGACCCTCTTCTACACGGCGGTCGTCGCCTTCGCTAACTTGGCCGTGGACCTCCTGTACGCCGTCGTTGACCCAAGGATCAGGTACCGATGA